In Novipirellula caenicola, the genomic stretch CCGGCCCATCGTCCCATCAAACTCTTCAGCGATACTCGCACGTCGGCGACGTCAAACGATTCACGCTGCAAATGAATCGGATGCTGAATCGGCAGCGCTTCGAGCTTGTTGACACTTTCAGCTGCCGCTCGCGAGGCGGCTTCACCCGCATGGGCGCCATACACCAAGCCTTCGAGCAAACTGTTGCTGGCCAGTCGGTTGGCCCCGTGCAGCCCGCTGCTAGTCGCTTCGCCGGCGGCCCACAAACCCGGCAAACTCGTGCGGCCTTGGCGGTCCACCGTCACTCCGCCAATCATGTAGTGGGCTCCGGGGCGTACCGGAATGCGGTCGCTGGTGATGTCCAGCCCAAACTTGGCACACGCCTGCGCGATCCCCGGGAAACGCTTGCGAACTTTCTCGGCGTCCAGATGTGCCAAGTCCAAGTAGACGCAGGGATGTTTGGTGACGTTCATCTGACGAATGATCGATTGGCTGACGACATCGCGCGGCGCCAATTCGGCGCGCGAATCATACTCGGGCATGAATCGGTGCCCGGATGCGTCGACCAAGTGGGCGCCCTCGCCTCGAATTGCTTCGGTGATCAATGATCGTGATGATCCTGCGATGTACAGCACGGTGGGATGAAATTGGATAAATTCCATGTCACGCAATTGCACGCCGGCGCGATACGCGATCGCCAGCCCATCGCCGGTTGCAACGGGCGGATTGGTCGATTCACGATAAACTTGCCCGGCCCCTCCGGTACAAAGAATCGTTTCTTTGGCCCACACCATCAACGGTCGGTTGTCAGGCCCGACGATGATCGCGCCGCGGCAACGTCCTTCGTAGGTCAACAGGTCGACGGTAAAGGCGTTATCCCAAATTTCGACGTTCGGCAAACTGCGAGTGCGATCGATGACCGCACGCATGATCTCGGCTCCGGTCGAATCGCCTTGCGCGTGCACGATCCGTTCACGGCTGTGGCCTCCTTCGCGACCAAGTGCCAAGATGCCATCGGCTTCGTCAAATCGCGTCCCCCAGCGGATCAATTCTTCGATCCTGCGAGGGCCTTCGCGAATCACCATATCGACGGTGCCGCAATCACACAGATTTCCACCGGCATCCATGGTGTCGATGACGTGGTCTTCGAAACGGTCGTCGGGATCGACAACCCCGGCGATGCCCCCTTGCGCATAATTGCTATTTGATTCGCGCAGTTTGTCTTTGGTGACGACCAATACCGAGCGATTGGATTCGACCGCATTGGCGGCTCGCAAACCGGCTAGCCCACCCCCGATGATCAACACATCGGTAAACCGATGCAGTGATCGTCGCGTATCAAAGGGCATCAAATAACGGGGGGTCATCATGGACGTCTTCTCTCTCCGGTAGCTTCGCATATCGACATACTGCTGTTATAGCGGATACGCTGGTGGACCATGAGTACCGGTAGCGGTGCATTTGCAGACACGATCAAGAGGCCAGGCGTTGGTAATCGGTACGACGTGAAAAATCGAACCACTTGACCGGAAATCGCCGAACCGGCGTTTTCGACGCTGCGTTGCTGCGACGTATGATTAAGCTGAGAAAACAGACCGAGCGCCGAACACGTCCCCCAAACGCCCGAATCGCCTCAATGGACTGCCCCGCGTCCGAACCAGACATCCCGAGCTGAAAAAACATCGCCGTGCCGCTGGCGTTCCCCAATCCCCGCCGCCGGAATCGCCGGCACCATCCAAGTTGGAATCGCAATACAAATCCATGAGTGAACTCAAACGAAGTTTGTTTGGCAGCCGTTCCCGCAGGCGTTCTAGCGACGAATCGGTCGATGCCCCCGTTGACGAATCCAACGAAATCGATGCGGCGATCGACCCCGAGTTGTCGGAGCCGCTCGACGGATCGGACAGTTCGGAACGACGTGAAAAGGTTCGGCTGGGTAAGCGATTGTTGTCAAAGAAGAACCGAAAACGCCGCAAACGAAAGTTCAATCTCGCCGTCTTGCCCACCCTTTTGACGCTTGGCAACGCCGTCTGTGGGATGGCTGCGATCTCGGTGGCGATGAGCGATTCGTTGGCACGCGAACCCGAGGAAAAGCTGTTTGTCGCCGGCGTTTTGATCTTTGTCGGCATGGTTTTCGATGCGCTGGACGGCTCAGCAGCTCGATTGACGGGCCAGGAAAGCCGATTCGGAGGCGAATTGGACAGTTTGTGTGACGCGATCACCTTTGGGACCGCACCGGCCGTGATCGTCTGGAGAATCAGCGACGTTTTTCCCGAGAAACTCAGCTGGACGATCGGAGTCCTGTTCACACTTTGCGTGCTGATTCGCTTGGCTCGATTCAACGTCGAAACCGACGACGACGATCCTCATGACGGCTTCGAAGGGCTTCCGAGTCCGGCCGCCGCAGGAACCATCGCCGCGTTTGCGATCGCAATGCCCGACGTGGCATCGATCGCGACCGACCCGTTTTACCCCGAATTTGTGCATCATCTCGCCCAATACGCGTTGATTGCAGCGCACTATGTGATCCCGTTTTTGGCGGTGGTGCTGGCTTATTTGATGACATCCCGCTTCCAATACCCGCACGTGTTCCAGCAATTGGTCAGTGGACGTTGGTCGACGCATCAATTTGGGCAGGCGTTGTTTGCGATTGTCG encodes the following:
- the nadB gene encoding L-aspartate oxidase, with the translated sequence MMTPRYLMPFDTRRSLHRFTDVLIIGGGLAGLRAANAVESNRSVLVVTKDKLRESNSNYAQGGIAGVVDPDDRFEDHVIDTMDAGGNLCDCGTVDMVIREGPRRIEELIRWGTRFDEADGILALGREGGHSRERIVHAQGDSTGAEIMRAVIDRTRSLPNVEIWDNAFTVDLLTYEGRCRGAIIVGPDNRPLMVWAKETILCTGGAGQVYRESTNPPVATGDGLAIAYRAGVQLRDMEFIQFHPTVLYIAGSSRSLITEAIRGEGAHLVDASGHRFMPEYDSRAELAPRDVVSQSIIRQMNVTKHPCVYLDLAHLDAEKVRKRFPGIAQACAKFGLDITSDRIPVRPGAHYMIGGVTVDRQGRTSLPGLWAAGEATSSGLHGANRLASNSLLEGLVYGAHAGEAASRAAAESVNKLEALPIQHPIHLQRESFDVADVRVSLKSLMGRWAGVERDAGGLREAEDSIRSFAAYVMSRQFDTVEGWELQNMLLVASCVVRSALARNESRGVHFRSDFPHTDDDNWRRHLTQQIDVDGGHPKIGEPLEPNEITRSN
- the pssA gene encoding CDP-diacylglycerol--serine O-phosphatidyltransferase, encoding MSELKRSLFGSRSRRRSSDESVDAPVDESNEIDAAIDPELSEPLDGSDSSERREKVRLGKRLLSKKNRKRRKRKFNLAVLPTLLTLGNAVCGMAAISVAMSDSLAREPEEKLFVAGVLIFVGMVFDALDGSAARLTGQESRFGGELDSLCDAITFGTAPAVIVWRISDVFPEKLSWTIGVLFTLCVLIRLARFNVETDDDDPHDGFEGLPSPAAAGTIAAFAIAMPDVASIATDPFYPEFVHHLAQYALIAAHYVIPFLAVVLAYLMTSRFQYPHVFQQLVSGRWSTHQFGQALFAIVGGFLLHWVALPIAFCYYAFGPPVRSLWSGKRLPPEPAVADE